One window of Vitis riparia cultivar Riparia Gloire de Montpellier isolate 1030 chromosome 5, EGFV_Vit.rip_1.0, whole genome shotgun sequence genomic DNA carries:
- the LOC117915135 gene encoding CMP-sialic acid transporter 2, whose amino-acid sequence MKNGMIECSVCHSRLVSPSAKTVSRAYDRHRSKISSKHRALNVFLVVGDCILVGFQPILVFMSKVDGKFEFSPISVNFLTEIAKVLFAIVMLLLQARHQKVGEKPLLSVSTFVQAARNNVLLAVPALLYAINNYLKFIMQLYFNPATVKMLSNLKVLVIAVLLKIIMRRRFSTIQWEALALLLIGISVNQMRSLPEGTTALGLPVATGAYLYTLIFVTVPSLASVYNEYALKSQYDTSIYLQNLFLYGYGAIFNFLGIVGTAVVKGPSSFDILHGHSKATMLLIFNNAAQGILSSFFFKYADTILKKYSSTVATIFTGIASAAMFGHTLTINFILGISIVFISMHQFFSPLSKVKDEEQNGKLEVMDIQGDHRLKDSSFINMAAGANEEASHRVGSDERQPLLPT is encoded by the exons ATGAAGAACGGGATGATAGAATGCAGTGTCTGCCATTCTAGATTGGTATCCCCAAGTGCAAAAACTGTCTCAAGGGCTTATGATCGGCACAGGAGCAAGATATCATCAAAGCATCGTGCCCTTAATGTCTTCTTGGTTGTTGGTGATTGTATCCTAGTTGGTTTTCag CCTATTTTGGTGTTTATGTCCAAGGTGGATGGAAAATTCGAGTTTAGCCCTATTAGTGTTAACTTTTTGACTGAGATTGCAAAGGTTCTATTTGCAATTGTTATGCTTTTGCTCCAG GCTAGGCATCAGAAAGTTGGAGAGAAGCCCCTTCTCTCAGTTTCCACATTTGTGCAG GCAGCCCGCAACAATGTGCTTCTTGCTGTCCCAGCACTTCTATATGCTATCAATAACTACCTTAAGTTCATCATGCAG CTTTATTTTAATCCCGCAACTGTGAAGATGCTTAGCAATCTGAAG GTTTTGGTAATTGCTGTTTTGTTGAAGATAATTATGAGACGGCGTTTTTCCACGATTCAG TGGGAAGCTCTTGCTCTGTTGCTCATCGGGATTAGTGTTAATCAGATGCGTTCTCTACCTGAGGGTACCACTGCTTTAGGCCTTCCAGTGGCTACGGGCGCATATCTTTATACATTGATCTTT GTAACTGTTCCGTCTTTGGCCTCAGTCTACAATGAGTATGCACTGAAGAGCCAATATGATACAAGCATTTATCTTCAG aacttatttttatatgggtATGGTGCTATATTCAACTTTCTTGGAATTGTGGGAACTGCCGTTGTCAAAG GTCCCAGTAGCTTTGACATCCTGCATGGACATTCAAAGGCTACCATGCTTCTGATATTTAACAATGCGGCACAAGGAATTTTgtcctcttttttctttaaatatgcTG ATACAATTTTGAAGAAGTATTCGTCAACTGTAGCCACCATCTTTACAGGCATAGCATCTGCTGCAATGTTTGGTCATACACTGACCATTAACTTTATTTTAGGAATTTCTATTGTGTTTATCTCTATGCACCAG TTCTTTTCACCTCTTTCGAAAGTCAAAGATGAGGAACAAAATGGGAAGCTGGAGGTAATGGACATTCAGGGTGACCACAG GTTGAAGGATTCATCTTTCATAAATATGGCGGCAGGAGCAAATGAAgaa GCTAGTCATCGCGTAGGATCTGATGAAAGACAACCACTTCTTCCTACCTAA